A section of the Marispirochaeta aestuarii genome encodes:
- the ispE gene encoding 4-(cytidine 5'-diphospho)-2-C-methyl-D-erythritol kinase: MMRAVTLQSPAKVNLHLEIGDRRNDGFHDLCSLFQIVSLADTITVRSLKDSNNTCSIHGRFSCVSEDNLICRAYRLFSERYGLKTSVEVTVEKRIPEGAGLGGGSSNAATMLKSLRDLFSVPVDNAELARISAELGSDVPFFCRSPLALVTGRGEKVLPLNKPRTLPLVLVLPDFPVSTADAYRWLDEKRGGDYPMLSAGSDYASLYERTPDKWTFFNSFTPVLRERYPLIGQLIDTLLSSQALYANVSGSGSAIFGVFTDEAAARRAALVLKGKKNLKQVLTIETLAIFPDSILQ; encoded by the coding sequence ATGATGAGGGCCGTAACCCTTCAATCCCCGGCCAAGGTGAATCTGCATCTCGAGATCGGGGACAGACGAAACGACGGGTTTCATGACTTGTGCTCTCTTTTTCAGATTGTCTCCCTTGCGGATACGATCACGGTACGTTCTTTGAAAGATTCTAACAATACCTGCAGTATTCACGGCCGTTTCAGCTGTGTTTCTGAGGATAATCTTATATGCAGGGCATACAGGCTCTTCTCGGAGCGTTACGGGCTCAAGACTTCCGTGGAAGTCACTGTTGAAAAGCGCATACCCGAGGGGGCCGGACTGGGAGGCGGATCAAGCAATGCTGCGACAATGCTGAAAAGTCTGAGGGATCTGTTTTCCGTTCCTGTGGATAATGCGGAACTTGCACGGATCTCTGCGGAACTGGGGAGCGACGTCCCGTTTTTCTGCCGCAGTCCCCTGGCTCTCGTCACCGGTCGAGGTGAAAAGGTGCTTCCCCTGAACAAACCCCGCACTCTTCCTCTGGTCCTTGTTCTGCCTGATTTCCCGGTCTCCACTGCGGATGCATATCGATGGCTGGATGAAAAGCGTGGAGGGGATTATCCGATGCTTTCTGCCGGCAGTGATTATGCCTCCCTGTATGAACGCACTCCGGATAAATGGACATTCTTCAACTCCTTTACGCCGGTTTTACGGGAACGATATCCCCTGATTGGCCAGCTGATTGATACCCTGCTCTCCTCGCAGGCCCTGTACGCGAATGTTTCCGGTTCCGGTTCTGCCATCTTTGGTGTTTTTACCGATGAAGCCGCTGCCCGGAGGGCGGCATTAGTTCTAAAAGGTAAAAAAAACCTAAAACAAGTGCTTACAATAGAAACACTTGCTATATTTCCGGATAGCATATTACAATGA
- the obgE gene encoding GTPase ObgE: protein MTGFVDETEIVVSSGKGGNGSVSFRREKYVPKGGPDGGDGGNGGSVVFKVKENLKTLARLKSTRVYRAGNGRNGEGRRKHGRNGEDVIIPVPPGTVLREKESGKVIKDLGLDGEWTFIEGGHGGKGNWHYRSSVRQAPRYAQEGEPGQERELMVEMNIIADIGFVGFPNAGKSSLLAALTNAHPKIADYPFTTKIPNLGVVDLGFTDCILADIPGIIEGASHGAGLGFRFLKHISRTKGLAFIIDIEDEDPATTYGTLQDELKQYNEDLTEKPHIVVASKADLDETGEKFESFRTRLGAERLVSVSSYTSFGLDALKQEFIRVIREK from the coding sequence GTGACTGGCTTTGTAGATGAAACTGAAATAGTCGTCTCGTCCGGCAAGGGTGGAAACGGAAGCGTGTCTTTCCGGCGGGAGAAGTATGTCCCCAAGGGCGGACCCGACGGGGGCGACGGCGGAAACGGCGGCAGCGTGGTTTTCAAGGTCAAGGAAAACCTGAAAACCCTTGCCCGTTTAAAATCTACCCGCGTATACCGGGCCGGTAACGGACGTAACGGTGAGGGACGGAGAAAACACGGCCGCAATGGTGAGGATGTGATTATCCCTGTCCCCCCGGGAACGGTCCTGCGGGAAAAAGAAAGCGGAAAAGTTATTAAAGACCTTGGCCTCGACGGTGAATGGACCTTTATTGAAGGCGGCCATGGAGGGAAGGGGAACTGGCATTATCGCAGTTCCGTTCGACAGGCCCCGCGTTATGCCCAGGAGGGGGAGCCCGGACAGGAACGGGAACTGATGGTCGAGATGAACATCATTGCGGACATCGGTTTCGTAGGATTTCCCAACGCGGGAAAATCGAGTCTTCTCGCCGCCCTGACCAATGCCCATCCGAAGATTGCGGATTATCCCTTTACAACAAAAATACCCAACCTCGGCGTGGTGGATCTGGGCTTTACCGATTGTATCCTGGCGGACATACCAGGAATTATCGAGGGTGCATCCCATGGAGCGGGCCTGGGTTTTCGTTTTCTCAAGCACATATCCCGGACAAAGGGGCTGGCTTTCATAATCGATATCGAGGATGAAGATCCTGCGACAACCTACGGGACGCTTCAGGACGAACTAAAGCAGTACAATGAGGATCTGACGGAAAAGCCCCATATCGTGGTGGCCAGCAAGGCGGACCTGGATGAGACGGGGGAAAAGTTTGAATCCTTCCGGACCAGACTGGGTGCAGAGAGGCTTGTCTCCGTTTCCAGCTATACCAGTTTCGGTCTTGATGCGCTGAAGCAAGAATTTATACGTGTAATACGGGAAAAATGA
- the rsfS gene encoding ribosome silencing factor: protein MDATVKSKLAKDLGEFIQDHQGIETMVLDISQVSSWTDYFIITTVRSTGHLKGLVRNIQIFLKENDIPILHRHKKVHEEGWVLIDCGFMVVHLMDGDTRNFYELEKLWYSGETVFQSSKSS, encoded by the coding sequence ATGGACGCTACTGTAAAGAGTAAACTGGCAAAGGATCTGGGAGAGTTCATTCAGGATCACCAGGGGATTGAAACCATGGTCCTGGATATTTCTCAGGTCAGTTCATGGACGGATTACTTTATAATTACCACAGTTCGCAGCACGGGACATCTCAAGGGGCTTGTGCGAAACATACAGATATTTCTCAAGGAAAACGATATACCCATCCTCCATCGTCATAAAAAAGTTCATGAGGAAGGATGGGTGCTGATTGATTGCGGTTTTATGGTTGTCCATCTCATGGACGGGGATACCCGGAATTTCTACGAGTTGGAAAAACTGTGGTATTCCGGAGAAACTGTTTTTCAGTCGTCGAAATCTTCGTAA
- a CDS encoding L-aspartate oxidase gives MMRFDALVIGGGIAGISAAIRLARKGADVCLVSKSADPLECNSRYAQGGIVARGEGDTPELLKHDILEAGDGINCIEAVETLAAEGPDLVLDFLARELEVPFIRDESGYMLTREAAHSVRRILHVHDYTGRSIMEHLAGAAEAEERISRLTNYTAIDIITSTHHSVDYQVRYKPSRALGMYLLNNESGEVLPVFASAVVLATGGLGDIYQHTSNPRGAVGDGMAMAYRANVEIINAEFVQFHPTTLFHRDSDRFLISESVRGEGAKLLNREGEYFMSRYAPRLKDLAPRDEVARGIYRQIEKDKAGYVYLDARGIRDHDLKERFPSIFAACAAVNIDIRKDLIPVVPAAHYSCGGIKVDLEGRTSLEGLYAVGETACTGVHGANRLASVSLLEGLYYGVRTADAILCCSSDLADRLIRSIPPWVSPPGETSFDPVLIRSDLNQIQSTMWNYVGIIRTRKRLSRAFADLNYLNHRIERFYRSATLRRDVVELRNAIISALVVTRSALNNGQSIGCHYLQG, from the coding sequence ATGATGCGGTTTGATGCCCTTGTCATTGGGGGAGGAATAGCGGGTATCAGTGCGGCCATCCGGCTCGCGCGGAAGGGTGCCGACGTCTGTCTGGTTTCAAAAAGCGCGGATCCCCTGGAATGCAACAGCCGCTACGCCCAGGGTGGTATTGTCGCCAGGGGGGAAGGGGACACCCCAGAACTGCTGAAGCACGATATCCTCGAGGCCGGAGACGGCATAAACTGCATCGAGGCCGTGGAGACTCTCGCCGCCGAAGGTCCCGATCTGGTACTCGATTTTCTCGCCCGTGAATTAGAGGTGCCTTTTATCCGGGATGAATCCGGATATATGCTGACCCGTGAGGCGGCCCATTCTGTACGGCGGATTCTCCACGTTCACGACTATACAGGACGCTCGATCATGGAGCACCTGGCCGGGGCTGCCGAGGCGGAGGAACGTATAAGCCGTCTGACAAATTACACGGCCATCGACATTATAACCTCGACACACCATTCCGTGGATTACCAGGTTCGCTATAAACCGAGCCGTGCCCTCGGCATGTATCTTCTGAACAACGAGAGCGGTGAGGTTCTTCCTGTTTTCGCTTCCGCCGTGGTTCTTGCCACCGGGGGACTGGGAGACATCTACCAGCATACATCCAACCCCAGGGGTGCGGTCGGTGACGGTATGGCCATGGCGTACAGGGCCAACGTAGAGATAATAAATGCGGAATTTGTACAGTTTCATCCAACGACCCTGTTTCACCGGGATTCCGATCGCTTTCTGATCTCCGAATCCGTACGGGGCGAGGGAGCGAAGCTTTTAAACCGGGAAGGGGAGTACTTCATGTCCCGTTACGCCCCGCGGCTGAAGGACCTGGCCCCCAGGGACGAGGTTGCCCGGGGAATTTACCGGCAGATAGAAAAGGACAAGGCGGGATACGTCTATCTGGATGCCCGGGGCATCAGGGACCATGATTTGAAGGAGCGTTTTCCTTCTATATTCGCGGCCTGTGCCGCCGTGAATATCGACATCCGAAAGGACCTTATTCCCGTGGTTCCCGCCGCCCACTACTCCTGCGGAGGGATAAAGGTCGATCTCGAAGGGCGGACTTCCCTGGAAGGACTCTACGCTGTGGGAGAAACGGCCTGTACCGGGGTGCATGGGGCCAACCGGCTGGCTTCAGTATCGCTGCTGGAGGGGCTTTACTACGGGGTGCGAACCGCTGATGCTATTCTCTGCTGTTCCAGTGACCTGGCCGACCGTCTTATCCGCAGTATACCCCCCTGGGTATCTCCCCCCGGGGAAACCAGTTTCGATCCGGTGCTGATACGGAGCGATCTGAACCAGATTCAGAGTACCATGTGGAATTATGTGGGTATAATCAGGACCAGAAAAAGGCTTTCCCGGGCCTTTGCGGACCTGAACTACCTTAACCACCGAATTGAGCGCTTCTATCGTTCTGCCACGCTGCGCAGGGACGTTGTCGAGCTGAGAAATGCAATTATCAGCGCCCTTGTGGTTACCCGATCAGCCCTTAACAACGGACAGTCCATCGGCTGCCATTATCTGCAGGGCTAG
- the rplU gene encoding 50S ribosomal protein L21 — MYALVEIKGKQYKLEKGSVLQVDKLEGDAGSDVEFDSVLMTSDEAGVNVGAPYVKNAKVTATIEDHTKGDKVTIIKYKRRKGYRRKQGHRQQYSVIKVKDIVGA, encoded by the coding sequence ATGTACGCACTGGTAGAGATTAAAGGAAAACAGTACAAGCTCGAAAAAGGGTCTGTGCTTCAGGTTGATAAGCTCGAAGGCGATGCCGGCTCGGATGTTGAGTTCGACTCGGTGCTGATGACCAGCGACGAGGCGGGCGTCAATGTGGGTGCCCCCTATGTCAAGAATGCAAAGGTTACCGCCACAATCGAGGATCACACAAAGGGTGACAAGGTTACCATCATCAAATACAAGCGGCGGAAAGGCTATCGGCGGAAGCAGGGTCACAGGCAGCAGTATTCGGTGATCAAAGTCAAGGATATTGTCGGCGCATAA
- a CDS encoding ribosomal-processing cysteine protease Prp, which produces MIRVRLKVDSGLLLSLEAEGHASKGAEKDASICAAVSLLCRSSSQALKDLDDLEIDGSAPRPGVLRFYVRYGDGAPLDRARGVLDTLIRGLEAASRENPRLCRFEVSEGCLKTHHDVQRENSKE; this is translated from the coding sequence ATGATCCGGGTACGGCTCAAGGTCGATTCGGGGCTTCTGCTCAGTCTTGAGGCGGAAGGTCATGCCAGCAAGGGTGCCGAAAAGGACGCGTCAATCTGCGCCGCGGTAAGTCTGCTGTGCAGAAGTTCGTCCCAGGCTCTGAAGGATCTTGATGATCTTGAAATTGACGGAAGCGCTCCGCGACCCGGAGTGCTCCGTTTTTATGTACGGTATGGAGACGGGGCGCCCCTCGATAGGGCCCGGGGAGTGTTGGACACACTGATCCGGGGTCTCGAGGCTGCGAGCCGTGAGAATCCGCGTCTGTGTCGTTTTGAGGTGTCAGAGGGATGTCTCAAAACTCATCATGACGTTCAGCGGGAAAATAGCAAGGAGTAA
- the nadC gene encoding carboxylating nicotinate-nucleotide diphosphorylase → MKQTSFEVLLELAIKEDLAEAGDVTSRAIFGDDQVLARLHSKDTGILAGTDFFTRVFHRIDPSTQVECLFSDGDSLKPGDIVAELRGSTLSILTAERIALNFLGYLSGIATVTQQFSRLQRGKTRILDTRKTLPGYRELAKYAVSVGGGTNHRMGLYDMVMIKDNHIDAAGSIQRAVSMVRDKWGSRYRIEVECRNAEEVSEALDAGADIIMLDNMDAKTAAECLGQRRGDVAFEASGDMSLEKIAGYMEIGLDYISVGKLTHSVKNFDFSLKIAGPEA, encoded by the coding sequence ATGAAACAGACAAGCTTTGAGGTTCTGCTGGAACTGGCGATAAAAGAAGACCTCGCCGAGGCGGGGGACGTTACATCCCGCGCGATTTTCGGGGATGATCAGGTCCTTGCCCGGCTGCACAGCAAGGATACGGGAATTCTTGCGGGCACTGATTTTTTTACCCGGGTATTTCACCGCATAGATCCGTCCACGCAGGTGGAATGCCTGTTCAGCGATGGAGACAGCCTGAAGCCTGGAGATATCGTCGCAGAGCTTCGGGGATCAACCCTTTCCATCCTGACTGCTGAAAGGATCGCCCTCAATTTTCTGGGCTATCTTTCCGGTATTGCCACAGTAACGCAGCAATTTTCCCGTCTGCAGCGGGGTAAAACACGGATACTGGATACCCGAAAAACCCTGCCGGGGTACCGGGAACTTGCCAAGTACGCTGTTTCAGTGGGGGGTGGAACCAATCACCGAATGGGACTCTATGACATGGTTATGATCAAGGACAACCACATCGATGCAGCCGGATCCATTCAACGGGCTGTTTCCATGGTACGGGACAAATGGGGCAGTCGCTACAGGATAGAGGTGGAATGCCGCAATGCCGAAGAGGTCAGTGAAGCTCTGGATGCGGGGGCGGATATTATCATGCTGGACAATATGGACGCAAAAACAGCGGCGGAATGCCTGGGGCAGCGAAGAGGAGATGTTGCTTTCGAAGCCTCCGGCGACATGTCTCTGGAGAAGATTGCCGGGTATATGGAGATCGGTCTGGATTATATTTCCGTGGGAAAACTGACCCATTCAGTTAAGAATTTCGATTTCTCTCTGAAAATCGCAGGACCTGAAGCATGA
- a CDS encoding chemotaxis protein CheX, translating to MSDYLQQFTGALREVVREIGFEDTSISVEDIDPSSVELVASVGITGDLHGFMMLRADMQSAHNFVSKMLINMGIEPEEEEGFGQFHKEAIGEIVNQVSGRSTMMLADQNIDCNITPPTIISGQSIYSDIASCESSISHILSGNFGKIGLFVGIKNSSL from the coding sequence ATGAGCGATTATTTACAGCAGTTTACCGGTGCCCTCAGGGAAGTTGTACGGGAGATCGGTTTTGAAGATACAAGCATTTCCGTGGAGGATATCGATCCATCCTCGGTGGAGCTGGTCGCCAGTGTCGGGATAACGGGAGATCTCCACGGCTTCATGATGCTCCGTGCGGATATGCAGAGCGCTCATAATTTCGTCTCCAAGATGCTCATAAATATGGGCATTGAACCTGAAGAAGAAGAGGGGTTCGGCCAGTTCCACAAGGAGGCTATTGGAGAGATCGTGAATCAGGTTTCCGGTCGATCCACCATGATGCTGGCGGATCAGAATATCGACTGCAATATTACTCCCCCCACAATTATCTCGGGGCAGAGTATCTACTCCGACATAGCCTCCTGCGAGTCCTCCATTTCTCATATTCTGAGTGGAAATTTCGGGAAAATAGGACTTTTTGTAGGCATAAAAAACAGCTCTCTTTAA
- a CDS encoding glutamate synthase subunit beta — protein sequence MGKPTGFMEYQRRIVPYADADRRLGDYNEFLVPLSDGERREQGARCMDCGVPFCHSSFGCPVDNLIPEWNDLVYRGRDKDAFKRLMKTNNFPEFTGRVCPAPCETACVLGINEPAVTIKNNEYFIIEKAFAEGYVSANPPALRTGKKVAVVGSGPAGLAAADQLNQAGHRVVVFERADRPGGLLMYGIPNMKLDKNVVLRRIGIMEEEGVEFRTGIEVGVDIQAEALEAEFDAVVLTCGSTVPRDLPVPGRELEGIHYAMDFLTGNTRTLLDTGNCEKAPVSAEGKHVIVIGGGDTGCDCIGTSLRHGCAGLVNFELLPQPPTERTDEFPWPMYPKLLKVDYGHEEAIKRFGKDPREYNILTKEFIGDERVEAVKTVRVQWKKDENGRYQMSEVPGSEEIFRADLVLLAMGFIGAEKPILESFGIDTTGTGTVAAEYGRFATSRKGVFSAGDMRRGQSLVVWAINEGRGAAREVDRYLMGRTYLP from the coding sequence ATGGGTAAGCCCACAGGATTCATGGAGTATCAACGACGGATTGTACCGTATGCCGACGCAGACAGACGCCTCGGCGATTATAACGAATTTCTTGTTCCCTTAAGCGACGGGGAGCGACGGGAGCAGGGAGCCCGCTGCATGGACTGCGGCGTACCCTTCTGTCACTCCTCCTTCGGATGTCCCGTGGACAACCTTATCCCCGAGTGGAACGACCTGGTTTACCGGGGACGGGATAAAGACGCCTTCAAGCGTCTTATGAAGACCAATAACTTTCCGGAATTCACCGGTCGGGTATGTCCCGCCCCCTGCGAAACAGCCTGTGTGCTGGGCATCAACGAACCGGCGGTCACCATAAAGAACAACGAATACTTTATCATAGAAAAGGCTTTTGCCGAAGGTTACGTCAGTGCCAATCCTCCTGCCCTCCGTACGGGAAAGAAGGTCGCGGTGGTAGGATCGGGCCCTGCGGGTCTTGCAGCGGCGGACCAGTTGAATCAGGCCGGCCACAGGGTTGTGGTTTTCGAACGGGCAGACCGTCCCGGGGGGCTTCTGATGTACGGTATCCCCAATATGAAACTGGATAAAAATGTTGTTCTTCGCAGAATCGGTATCATGGAAGAGGAAGGTGTGGAGTTTCGCACCGGTATCGAGGTAGGGGTCGATATTCAGGCGGAAGCGCTGGAGGCGGAATTTGATGCTGTTGTACTCACCTGCGGCTCCACCGTCCCCAGGGATCTTCCGGTGCCCGGAAGGGAGCTGGAGGGCATTCATTACGCCATGGATTTTCTTACCGGGAATACCAGAACTTTACTGGATACCGGAAACTGCGAAAAGGCCCCTGTATCCGCAGAGGGAAAACATGTTATAGTGATCGGAGGCGGAGATACCGGATGCGACTGTATCGGGACAAGCCTGCGTCACGGCTGTGCGGGGCTGGTTAACTTTGAGCTGCTGCCCCAGCCGCCCACGGAGAGGACTGACGAGTTTCCCTGGCCTATGTATCCGAAGCTCCTCAAGGTCGACTACGGGCATGAGGAGGCCATCAAACGCTTCGGAAAGGACCCCAGGGAGTACAATATCCTTACAAAAGAGTTCATCGGGGATGAAAGGGTAGAGGCTGTAAAAACCGTTCGGGTCCAGTGGAAAAAGGATGAAAACGGGCGCTATCAGATGAGTGAAGTTCCCGGCTCCGAGGAGATCTTCAGGGCCGATCTTGTTCTTCTGGCCATGGGCTTTATCGGCGCCGAAAAACCGATTCTGGAAAGTTTCGGCATCGATACGACCGGAACCGGCACGGTCGCCGCGGAATACGGCCGTTTTGCCACCTCCAGAAAAGGAGTTTTTTCCGCCGGCGATATGCGTCGGGGACAATCCCTGGTTGTCTGGGCTATAAATGAGGGACGCGGAGCGGCACGAGAGGTGGACAGGTACCTTATGGGAAGGACTTATCTGCCCTAA
- the nadD gene encoding nicotinate (nicotinamide) nucleotide adenylyltransferase, translated as MRLAMLGGSFNPLHLGHLQLADECVAAGYDTVVLVPAYIAAHKDPVPGDSPEERLAMVRMVAGAYGFETCDCEIRRGGISYTIDTIEYLTEHYKPSGRVGLVIGEDLLAGFHKWRRYRELLSKVDLLLARRGPERTDRQDIRYTRLGNPDFPVSSTDIRERVASGRPYRFLVPPEIESYIRDRGLYSKQPGVAS; from the coding sequence ATGAGATTAGCCATGCTCGGGGGCAGTTTCAACCCCCTTCATTTAGGTCATCTGCAGCTCGCTGATGAATGCGTCGCCGCCGGATACGACACGGTTGTTCTTGTTCCGGCGTATATTGCGGCGCACAAGGATCCTGTGCCGGGAGATTCTCCCGAAGAACGCCTTGCCATGGTGCGCATGGTTGCCGGGGCCTACGGTTTTGAAACCTGCGACTGTGAAATACGCAGAGGCGGAATTTCCTACACCATCGATACCATAGAGTACCTTACGGAACACTACAAACCTTCAGGCAGGGTGGGGCTTGTCATTGGGGAAGACCTGTTGGCGGGCTTCCATAAGTGGCGTCGTTACCGCGAGCTTCTTTCAAAGGTCGATCTTCTTCTGGCCCGCAGGGGACCGGAAAGAACAGACCGTCAGGATATACGCTACACGCGGCTGGGGAATCCGGATTTTCCCGTCTCCTCTACAGATATACGGGAGCGGGTTGCCTCCGGCCGTCCGTATCGTTTTCTTGTACCGCCTGAAATTGAATCGTATATCAGAGATCGTGGTCTCTATTCGAAACAGCCGGGGGTTGCATCATGA
- the rpmA gene encoding 50S ribosomal protein L27: MAHKKGGGSSKNGRDSESKRLGVKRFGGQTVKAGEILVRQRGTKFHPGSNVGRGKDDTLFAKESGVVQFTERLGRKYIVIQTEA, encoded by the coding sequence ATGGCACATAAAAAAGGCGGTGGAAGTTCCAAAAACGGACGCGACTCCGAGTCCAAACGTCTGGGTGTAAAGCGCTTCGGTGGACAGACTGTAAAAGCGGGAGAAATCCTGGTTCGCCAGAGGGGAACCAAATTCCATCCCGGTTCCAATGTAGGTCGAGGAAAAGACGATACTCTCTTTGCAAAGGAGAGCGGAGTCGTTCAGTTTACTGAGCGCCTGGGCCGTAAATACATTGTAATCCAGACGGAGGCGTAA
- a CDS encoding LCP family protein, with translation MKKTSIFDPGIILLFIMVLILSATGVFLYGKVRVNKLERAFDQEEPVPLMLIITDGEEILTSQVFLYQLSTGKGALIDIPANTGALLPGYEKIGSIETLFDSADPQSYLDMVGGLSGLEIPFYLIMNLENLGRVVDLVGGVETFIPNPVDTEIDGKYILLPSGGFIMDGSKAAIYLRYGDPGESESEKVSRAQSFLKSLLDGLGNSAQRISNPEVAGVLEESLTTNLSQRSLVTLTRAMEALDVQNMVQLRLRGTSRSVDDQELLFPHSDGRLLRETIAQTINSLKSEEVLSEGDLQVALEIRNGTSVTGLAGRTSQLYQSFGYDVARIGNAEENYDKTVIIDRMGNQQAVKRVADVIKCNNILIQTGIEEFEDEIDTRIDVLIILGKDFDGRYCKE, from the coding sequence ATGAAGAAAACATCGATCTTCGATCCCGGAATTATTCTGCTTTTTATAATGGTACTGATTCTATCCGCAACCGGGGTTTTTCTATACGGAAAGGTCAGGGTAAACAAGCTTGAAAGAGCCTTTGACCAGGAAGAGCCGGTTCCCCTGATGCTGATTATAACCGACGGGGAGGAGATCCTGACATCCCAGGTCTTTTTGTACCAGTTATCCACCGGAAAAGGCGCGCTCATCGATATTCCGGCGAATACCGGTGCATTGCTTCCCGGGTATGAAAAAATAGGCAGTATAGAGACTCTCTTCGATTCTGCGGACCCCCAGAGCTATCTGGACATGGTCGGCGGCCTTTCGGGGCTGGAAATCCCTTTTTATCTCATTATGAATCTTGAAAACCTGGGCAGAGTCGTTGACCTGGTCGGCGGGGTTGAAACATTCATTCCCAATCCGGTGGACACGGAGATAGACGGAAAATACATCCTGCTGCCCTCCGGCGGTTTTATTATGGATGGGAGTAAGGCTGCGATTTATCTGCGTTACGGGGATCCCGGAGAAAGCGAATCCGAAAAAGTATCCAGGGCTCAGAGCTTTCTGAAGAGCCTGCTCGACGGTCTGGGGAACTCCGCACAGCGTATCTCTAATCCGGAGGTTGCGGGGGTTCTGGAGGAATCGCTTACCACTAACCTCTCCCAGAGAAGTCTTGTAACCCTTACCAGAGCCATGGAGGCGCTGGATGTACAGAATATGGTACAGCTCAGGCTGCGGGGTACCTCCCGCAGTGTCGACGACCAGGAGCTCCTCTTTCCCCATTCCGACGGACGTCTGCTGCGGGAGACAATAGCGCAGACTATCAACAGTCTCAAAAGCGAGGAGGTCCTCTCGGAGGGAGATCTCCAGGTGGCTCTGGAGATCAGGAACGGAACTTCCGTAACCGGTCTGGCCGGCAGAACCTCTCAGCTTTATCAGAGTTTCGGCTATGACGTAGCCCGTATCGGAAACGCGGAAGAAAACTACGATAAAACAGTAATTATCGATCGTATGGGTAATCAGCAGGCCGTAAAACGGGTGGCGGATGTCATAAAGTGCAATAATATCCTGATTCAGACGGGTATCGAAGAGTTCGAAGATGAAATTGATACCAGAATCGATGTATTAATCATATTAGGAAAGGATTTTGATGGACGCTACTGTAAAGAGTAA